One genomic window of Phalacrocorax aristotelis chromosome 23, bGulAri2.1, whole genome shotgun sequence includes the following:
- the KAT7 gene encoding histone acetyltransferase KAT7 isoform X1: protein MPRRKRNAGSSSDGTEDSDFSTDPEHTDSSESDGTSRRSARVTRSSARLSQSSQDSSPVRNPPSFGAEEPVYSTRRVTRSQQQPAPVTPKKYPLRQTRSSGSETEQVVDFSDRDTKNAADHDESPPRTPTGNAPSSESDIDISSPNVSHDESIAKDMSMKDSGSDLSHRPKRRRFHESYNFNMKCPTPGCNSLGHLTGKHERHFSISGCPLYHNLSADECKVRAQSRDKQIEERMLAHRQDDNNRHATRHQAPTERQLRYKEKVAELRKKRNSGLSKEQKEKYMEHRQTYGNTREPLLENLTSEYDLELFRRAQARASEDLEKLRLQGQITEGSNMIKTIAFGRYELDTWYHSPYPEEYARLGRLYMCEFCLKYMKSQTILRRHMAKCVWKHPPGDEIYRKGSISVFEVDGKKNKIYCQNLCLLAKLFLDHKTLYYDVEPFLFYVMTEADNTGCHLIGYFSKEKNSFLNYNVSCILTMPQYMRQGYGKMLIDFSYLLSKVEEKVGSPERPLSDLGLISYRSYWKEVLLRYLHNFQGKEISIKEISQETAVNPVDIVSTLQALQMLKYWKGKHLVLKRQDLIDEWIAKEAKRSNSNKIMDPSCLKWTPPKGT, encoded by the exons ATGCCGCGCAGGAAG AGGAATGCGGGCAGTAGCTCAGATGGAACAGAAGACTCTGATTTCTCTACTGATCCTGAGCACACAGACAGCTCTGAAAGCGATGGCACATCACGACGATCCGCCCGTGTGACCCGTTCCTCAGCTAGACTCAGTCAAAGCTCTCAAG ATTCCAGCCCAGTTCGTAATCCGCCATCGTTTGGAGCAGAAGAGCCTGTCTATTCTACGAGGAGGGTAACccgcagccagcagcagcctgctcctgtgaCCCCAAAGAAATACCCGCTCCGGCAGACTCGCTCATCGGGGTCGGAGACTGAGCAAGTGGTTGACTTTTCTGATAGAG ACACTAAAAATGCAGCGGATCACGATGAGTCTCCACCTCGTACCCCCACCGGGAATGCCCCTTCCTCAGAGTCTGATATTGATATCTCAAGTCCAAACGTATCCCATGATGAGAGCATTGCCAAGGACATGTCCATGAAGGATTCTGGAAGTGACCTGTCTCACCGCCCCAAGCGCCGCCGCTTCCATGAGAGCTACAATTTCAACATGAAATGTCCCACTCCGGGTTGTAACTCTTTAG GGCACCTAACTGGAAAACATGAGCGACACTTCTCAATATCGGGATGTCCACTATATCATAATCTCTCAGCAGATGAGTGCAAG GTGCGAGCACAGAGCCGGGATAAGCAGATTGAGGAGAGAATGCTGGCGCATCGGCAGGATGACAACAACAGGCACGCCACCAGACACCAG GCACCGACAGAGAGACAGCTGCGATACAAAGAGAAAGTCGCTGAGCTCAGGAAGAAGAGGAACTCAGGACTAAGCaaggagcaaaaagaaaaatatatg GAGCACAGGCAAACCTATGGCAATACTAGGGAACCTCTACTTGAAAACCTGACGAGTGAGTATGACCTCGAGCTTTTCCGAAGAGCGCAAGCACGGGCATCTGAGGACCTG gAAAAGTTGCGGCTCCAGGGCCAGATTACGGAAGGCAGCAATATGATTAAAACAATTGCATTTGGCCGTTACGAGCTGGATACCTGGTATCATTCTCCCTACCCAGAGGAGTATGCTCGTCTGGGACGTCTCTACATGTGCGAATTCTGTCTCAAATACATGAAGAGCCAGACAATACTGCGCAGACACATG GCAAAATGTGTTTGGAAACATCCACCGGGTGATGAAATCTATCGCAAAGGCTCCATTTCAGTGTTTGAAGTGGATGGGAAAAAGAACAAG ATCTACTGTCAAAACCTGTGTCTGCTGGCAAAACTTTTCTTGGACCATAAAACACTGTATTATGATGTTGAACCCTTCCTCTTCTATGTCATGACAGAAGCTGACAACACTGGCTGTCACCTGATAGGATATTTCTCCAAG GAGAAGAATTCTTTTCTCAACTACAATGTTTCTTGTATCCTGACAATGCCTCAATATATGAGGCAAGGTTATGGCAAAATGctcattgacttca gctatttgctttctaaagtagaagaaaaagttGGCTCTCCGGAACGCCCTCTGTCCGATTTAGGTCTCATCAGCTACCGTAGTTACTGGAAGGAAGTTCTGCTTCGTTACCTGCATAATTTCCAAGGAAAAGAGATCTCTATAAAAG AAATCAGCCAGGAGACTGCGGTAAACCCTGTTGACATCGTTAGCACGTTACAGGCGCTTCAGATGCTCAAATACTGGAAGGGAAAACACCTGGTCCTAAAAAGACAG GATCTGATTGATGAATGGATAGCCAAAGAGGCAAAAAGATCCAACAGCAATAAGATAATGGATCCCAGCTGTTTGAAATGGACCCCTCCTAAGGGAACTTAA
- the KAT7 gene encoding histone acetyltransferase KAT7 isoform X2 has product MRNAGSSSDGTEDSDFSTDPEHTDSSESDGTSRRSARVTRSSARLSQSSQDSSPVRNPPSFGAEEPVYSTRRVTRSQQQPAPVTPKKYPLRQTRSSGSETEQVVDFSDRDTKNAADHDESPPRTPTGNAPSSESDIDISSPNVSHDESIAKDMSMKDSGSDLSHRPKRRRFHESYNFNMKCPTPGCNSLGHLTGKHERHFSISGCPLYHNLSADECKVRAQSRDKQIEERMLAHRQDDNNRHATRHQAPTERQLRYKEKVAELRKKRNSGLSKEQKEKYMEHRQTYGNTREPLLENLTSEYDLELFRRAQARASEDLEKLRLQGQITEGSNMIKTIAFGRYELDTWYHSPYPEEYARLGRLYMCEFCLKYMKSQTILRRHMAKCVWKHPPGDEIYRKGSISVFEVDGKKNKIYCQNLCLLAKLFLDHKTLYYDVEPFLFYVMTEADNTGCHLIGYFSKEKNSFLNYNVSCILTMPQYMRQGYGKMLIDFSYLLSKVEEKVGSPERPLSDLGLISYRSYWKEVLLRYLHNFQGKEISIKEISQETAVNPVDIVSTLQALQMLKYWKGKHLVLKRQDLIDEWIAKEAKRSNSNKIMDPSCLKWTPPKGT; this is encoded by the exons ATG AGGAATGCGGGCAGTAGCTCAGATGGAACAGAAGACTCTGATTTCTCTACTGATCCTGAGCACACAGACAGCTCTGAAAGCGATGGCACATCACGACGATCCGCCCGTGTGACCCGTTCCTCAGCTAGACTCAGTCAAAGCTCTCAAG ATTCCAGCCCAGTTCGTAATCCGCCATCGTTTGGAGCAGAAGAGCCTGTCTATTCTACGAGGAGGGTAACccgcagccagcagcagcctgctcctgtgaCCCCAAAGAAATACCCGCTCCGGCAGACTCGCTCATCGGGGTCGGAGACTGAGCAAGTGGTTGACTTTTCTGATAGAG ACACTAAAAATGCAGCGGATCACGATGAGTCTCCACCTCGTACCCCCACCGGGAATGCCCCTTCCTCAGAGTCTGATATTGATATCTCAAGTCCAAACGTATCCCATGATGAGAGCATTGCCAAGGACATGTCCATGAAGGATTCTGGAAGTGACCTGTCTCACCGCCCCAAGCGCCGCCGCTTCCATGAGAGCTACAATTTCAACATGAAATGTCCCACTCCGGGTTGTAACTCTTTAG GGCACCTAACTGGAAAACATGAGCGACACTTCTCAATATCGGGATGTCCACTATATCATAATCTCTCAGCAGATGAGTGCAAG GTGCGAGCACAGAGCCGGGATAAGCAGATTGAGGAGAGAATGCTGGCGCATCGGCAGGATGACAACAACAGGCACGCCACCAGACACCAG GCACCGACAGAGAGACAGCTGCGATACAAAGAGAAAGTCGCTGAGCTCAGGAAGAAGAGGAACTCAGGACTAAGCaaggagcaaaaagaaaaatatatg GAGCACAGGCAAACCTATGGCAATACTAGGGAACCTCTACTTGAAAACCTGACGAGTGAGTATGACCTCGAGCTTTTCCGAAGAGCGCAAGCACGGGCATCTGAGGACCTG gAAAAGTTGCGGCTCCAGGGCCAGATTACGGAAGGCAGCAATATGATTAAAACAATTGCATTTGGCCGTTACGAGCTGGATACCTGGTATCATTCTCCCTACCCAGAGGAGTATGCTCGTCTGGGACGTCTCTACATGTGCGAATTCTGTCTCAAATACATGAAGAGCCAGACAATACTGCGCAGACACATG GCAAAATGTGTTTGGAAACATCCACCGGGTGATGAAATCTATCGCAAAGGCTCCATTTCAGTGTTTGAAGTGGATGGGAAAAAGAACAAG ATCTACTGTCAAAACCTGTGTCTGCTGGCAAAACTTTTCTTGGACCATAAAACACTGTATTATGATGTTGAACCCTTCCTCTTCTATGTCATGACAGAAGCTGACAACACTGGCTGTCACCTGATAGGATATTTCTCCAAG GAGAAGAATTCTTTTCTCAACTACAATGTTTCTTGTATCCTGACAATGCCTCAATATATGAGGCAAGGTTATGGCAAAATGctcattgacttca gctatttgctttctaaagtagaagaaaaagttGGCTCTCCGGAACGCCCTCTGTCCGATTTAGGTCTCATCAGCTACCGTAGTTACTGGAAGGAAGTTCTGCTTCGTTACCTGCATAATTTCCAAGGAAAAGAGATCTCTATAAAAG AAATCAGCCAGGAGACTGCGGTAAACCCTGTTGACATCGTTAGCACGTTACAGGCGCTTCAGATGCTCAAATACTGGAAGGGAAAACACCTGGTCCTAAAAAGACAG GATCTGATTGATGAATGGATAGCCAAAGAGGCAAAAAGATCCAACAGCAATAAGATAATGGATCCCAGCTGTTTGAAATGGACCCCTCCTAAGGGAACTTAA